A window of the Gordonia humi genome harbors these coding sequences:
- a CDS encoding LLM class flavin-dependent oxidoreductase, with the protein MATDSSFGLFVPQLGMEPDEVLTAAQQAESAGFGSFWLMDHLYTPGAPAVPALESWTMLTAVATATSTLRIGHLVGCNPIRHPAVLAKMAATLDRISAGRLDLGLGWGSVEDEFATFGFDVGTRRERSARLAETIEIVRLMFGGQPFDYAGDHFTLRGAQGSPTPVQPRVPIHIGGGGRRLTMPLVARHADWWNCVGGARPRFDELAPLRGDARISAQYAVGLVTDERMRAKVVERTGRRMPATSWGPPLVGSPEELRAMFLAEAERGVDLMIVRFHDRAEPDTIDVFGREVIAPVQEVIGSARTDRRRDDDTNAEKETQCDH; encoded by the coding sequence ATGGCAACCGACAGTAGTTTCGGACTCTTCGTTCCCCAGCTCGGAATGGAACCCGACGAGGTCCTGACAGCGGCGCAGCAGGCCGAATCCGCGGGATTCGGTTCGTTCTGGCTGATGGATCACCTCTACACGCCCGGAGCCCCCGCAGTGCCTGCCCTCGAGAGCTGGACGATGCTGACGGCTGTGGCGACTGCGACGTCGACACTACGGATCGGGCATCTGGTGGGATGCAATCCGATACGTCACCCGGCGGTGCTCGCGAAGATGGCGGCCACCCTCGACCGGATCTCGGCGGGACGGCTCGACCTGGGCCTGGGGTGGGGGTCGGTGGAAGACGAGTTCGCGACCTTCGGGTTCGACGTCGGCACACGTCGGGAACGGTCGGCTCGGCTGGCGGAGACGATCGAGATCGTGCGACTCATGTTCGGCGGTCAGCCGTTCGACTACGCCGGCGACCACTTCACGCTCCGCGGCGCGCAGGGCAGTCCGACGCCGGTCCAACCCCGGGTGCCGATCCACATCGGAGGGGGCGGCCGTCGGCTGACGATGCCCCTCGTCGCGCGCCACGCCGATTGGTGGAACTGTGTCGGCGGCGCCCGTCCGCGGTTCGACGAACTCGCCCCGCTGCGCGGCGATGCGCGGATATCGGCGCAGTACGCGGTCGGATTGGTCACCGACGAACGCATGCGGGCGAAAGTCGTCGAGCGAACCGGTAGGCGGATGCCCGCGACGAGTTGGGGACCGCCGCTGGTCGGCAGTCCCGAGGAGCTGCGCGCGATGTTCCTGGCCGAGGCCGAGCGCGGCGTCGACCTGATGATCGTGCGGTTCCACGACCGAGCCGAGCCTGACACGATCGACGTGTTCGGCCGTGAGGTGATCGCCCCGGTCCAGGAGGTCATCGGCTCGGCGCGAACCGATCGACGACGCGACGACGACACGAATGCAGAGAAGGAGACGCAATGCGATCACTGA
- a CDS encoding alpha/beta fold hydrolase has protein sequence MTDLILLHGGEHGSWCWDRALDRLTAQPGGFARILTLDMPGCGRKRGRDTSGLSIAEVARELNEDVRAAGFEGGVLVGHSVAGIVMPLLPIQEPELYSQLVYLAASLPEEGQTIVEMMGTALHDEDPETVGWPVDPATSTPQELNRAMFCQDLDEATAAWLLGEVALDSTPASVMTGPATRRGYDGLVPATYILTQRDRILPPTWQRRFAERAGCDRVLEIDTPHEPFVSRPDLLAEVLRQLA, from the coding sequence ATGACCGATCTCATTCTCCTGCACGGCGGCGAGCACGGCTCGTGGTGTTGGGACCGTGCACTCGACCGACTGACCGCGCAGCCCGGCGGTTTCGCACGGATCCTGACACTCGACATGCCCGGATGCGGGCGCAAGCGCGGGCGCGACACCTCGGGTCTCTCGATCGCCGAGGTCGCGCGGGAACTCAATGAGGACGTCCGTGCGGCAGGCTTCGAGGGCGGCGTCCTGGTGGGCCACTCGGTCGCGGGCATCGTGATGCCGCTCCTGCCGATACAGGAGCCGGAACTGTACTCGCAGCTGGTGTACCTCGCCGCGTCCCTTCCGGAGGAGGGCCAGACCATCGTGGAGATGATGGGTACGGCGCTGCATGACGAGGACCCCGAGACGGTCGGTTGGCCGGTCGACCCGGCGACGTCGACGCCCCAGGAGCTGAACCGGGCGATGTTCTGCCAGGATCTCGACGAGGCGACCGCGGCGTGGTTGCTCGGCGAGGTGGCTCTCGACTCCACGCCGGCGTCGGTGATGACCGGGCCGGCGACCCGCCGGGGATACGACGGACTCGTTCCGGCCACCTACATCCTCACGCAACGCGACCGGATTCTGCCGCCCACGTGGCAGCGACGCTTCGCCGAGCGCGCGGGATGCGACCGGGTCCTCGAGATCGACACCCCGCACGAGCCGTTCGTCTCCCGCCCCGACCTGCTCGCGGAGGTCCTCCGACAGCTGGCGTGA
- a CDS encoding aldehyde dehydrogenase family protein produces the protein MGDTALASTRTDSFTPESRFLIDGSLARSADGTAFDVVDPATGSTIGVVADATHADMDAAIAAARRAFDQSTWATDLALRQRCLRQLHEAIVAESEELRAELIAEAGAPLMTTYMAQLDWPLSDGLLWPAEAAGDLPWVRRIADSPVFGPDNARYVFKEPVGVVAGILPWNFPFEILIGKLGPILATGNSVVIKPAAETPFNATRIGRLIAEKTDIPAGVVNIVTTRDTAVAQTLLTDPRVDMISFTGSTRTGRLITELSAPTFKRLLLELGGKSAGILLDDADLDLALPSAMSACMHAGQGCALPTRLLVHRSKYEDAVARLEAAFAAFPYGDPTDSGTLCGPVISERQRTRILDLVARGVSEGGRLVVGGGIPQDRPDGFFVEPTLFVDVDNSATISQTEIFGPVLSVTPFDDDDDAIRIADDSVYGLSGNVFTASADRALRIARSVRTGSFMINGGMFYGADSPYGGYKHSGVGRQGGFEGLETYLETKAVATTLPLDIE, from the coding sequence ATGGGAGATACCGCATTGGCTTCGACGAGAACGGATTCCTTCACCCCCGAATCCCGCTTCCTGATCGACGGATCGTTGGCGAGGTCCGCAGACGGGACGGCCTTCGACGTCGTCGATCCGGCGACGGGTTCGACGATCGGCGTCGTTGCCGACGCGACCCACGCCGACATGGACGCGGCGATCGCAGCCGCGCGCCGAGCTTTCGACCAGAGCACATGGGCCACCGACCTCGCTCTGCGGCAACGCTGTCTGCGTCAACTGCACGAAGCGATCGTCGCCGAGTCGGAGGAGTTGCGCGCGGAGCTGATCGCCGAAGCGGGCGCACCGCTCATGACGACCTACATGGCACAACTCGACTGGCCGCTGTCGGACGGACTCCTCTGGCCCGCCGAGGCCGCAGGCGATCTGCCGTGGGTCCGCCGCATCGCCGACAGCCCGGTCTTCGGACCCGACAACGCCCGATACGTGTTCAAGGAGCCGGTCGGAGTAGTGGCGGGCATCCTGCCGTGGAACTTCCCGTTCGAGATCCTCATCGGCAAACTCGGACCGATTCTCGCGACCGGGAACTCCGTGGTGATCAAGCCCGCCGCCGAGACCCCGTTCAACGCGACGCGGATCGGCCGCCTTATCGCCGAGAAGACCGACATCCCCGCAGGCGTCGTCAACATCGTGACCACCCGCGACACGGCGGTCGCGCAGACCCTGCTGACCGATCCTCGGGTCGACATGATCTCGTTCACCGGGTCCACCCGCACTGGCCGGTTGATCACCGAGCTGTCAGCCCCGACCTTCAAGCGACTCCTGCTGGAGTTGGGCGGCAAGAGCGCAGGCATCCTCCTCGATGACGCCGACCTCGACCTGGCTCTTCCGTCGGCGATGTCGGCGTGCATGCACGCGGGCCAGGGCTGCGCACTTCCGACCCGACTGCTGGTGCACCGCTCGAAGTACGAGGACGCCGTCGCCCGACTCGAAGCAGCGTTCGCGGCGTTCCCCTACGGCGACCCGACCGACTCCGGTACTCTCTGCGGGCCGGTGATCAGCGAGCGGCAACGGACCCGGATCCTCGACCTCGTCGCGCGCGGCGTGTCCGAGGGCGGACGGCTGGTCGTCGGCGGCGGGATTCCGCAGGATCGGCCGGACGGGTTCTTCGTGGAGCCGACGCTCTTCGTCGACGTCGACAACTCGGCGACGATCTCCCAGACCGAGATCTTCGGCCCCGTGTTGTCGGTGACCCCGTTCGACGACGACGACGACGCTATCCGGATCGCCGACGACAGCGTCTACGGGCTGTCCGGGAACGTCTTCACCGCGTCCGCCGACCGCGCATTGAGGATCGCTCGAAGCGTGCGCACCGGGTCGTTCATGATCAACGGCGGCATGTTCTACGGAGCGGATTCCCCGTACGGCGGATACAAGCACAGCGGAGTCGGCCGTCAGGGCGGATTCGAAGGACTCGAGACGTATCTAGAGACGAAAGCGGTCGCCACGACGCTGCCGCTCGACATCGAATGA
- a CDS encoding DoxX family protein, which produces MRSLKRSAENSTPPSWRGLDAVRLLLRTSVGGTMVAHGLKHATSLSGTAGWFESIGFRRPKMQAAASAVVETGAGVALIAGAGTPLAAAAVVGTMAVAGRSVHVRNGFFITAEGWEYVANLAVAAVALAGVGPGRWSVDRRLGIDSALTGDAAAAFAAGAGAAGALGQLAAFHRPGTRP; this is translated from the coding sequence ATGCGATCACTGAAGCGGTCCGCCGAGAATTCGACGCCTCCGTCCTGGCGAGGACTGGACGCGGTGCGGCTGCTGCTGCGTACCTCGGTCGGCGGAACGATGGTCGCGCACGGACTCAAACACGCGACGAGTCTCAGCGGCACCGCAGGATGGTTCGAGTCGATCGGCTTCCGCAGACCGAAGATGCAGGCGGCCGCCAGTGCCGTCGTGGAGACCGGGGCGGGTGTCGCGCTCATCGCGGGTGCGGGGACGCCGTTGGCGGCAGCGGCGGTGGTCGGCACGATGGCAGTCGCGGGCCGATCCGTGCACGTGAGGAACGGCTTCTTCATCACCGCCGAGGGGTGGGAGTACGTCGCCAACCTGGCGGTCGCAGCCGTGGCGTTGGCGGGCGTCGGCCCGGGCCGGTGGAGCGTGGACCGACGACTCGGCATCGACTCCGCCCTGACCGGCGATGCGGCAGCCGCGTTCGCCGCAGGAGCGGGCGCCGCGGGTGCGCTCGGACAGCTGGCGGCGTTTCATCGACCGGGCACCCGGCCCTGA
- a CDS encoding DUF2889 domain-containing protein, whose protein sequence is MTDNDSSSPLHPRHGIHEPMESTPKLARGVRRRATAVDIDYVPDDGHLILTGSARDSRMDSTGSIFVSPTDRMRVEMDFLNGRTVTDVTADPWDPRLGGLVGSSASSGFRTRLVELVPDHVARRSRLHLMLDDVPVAALIGGNTVSYQVAGMRSAASVAQHAGGAGYCAGYADDATMVTTLRAEGVLPLPTGPETPDVLAGAMPDQWQPLGPTAVLGMRRLRRLDVALGSGGDSIHVDGWFRDTFRRADGVDTVIHEYQVVADIDPVTSTITSISATPRVLPWVECPVAAASAERLVGLRLSDLNSIVRRDLRGTSTCTHLNDLFRCLGDVAEMASTDSGWEASVTRPPGRPVP, encoded by the coding sequence GTGACCGACAACGACTCCTCGTCGCCGCTGCATCCGCGCCACGGCATCCACGAGCCGATGGAATCGACTCCGAAACTGGCGCGAGGCGTTCGTCGGCGGGCGACCGCTGTCGACATCGACTACGTGCCCGACGACGGACATCTGATTCTCACGGGTTCGGCGCGGGACAGTCGGATGGACTCGACCGGGTCGATCTTCGTGAGCCCGACCGACCGGATGCGCGTCGAGATGGACTTCCTGAACGGGCGCACCGTCACCGATGTCACCGCCGACCCCTGGGACCCGCGTCTGGGCGGGCTGGTCGGATCGAGTGCATCGTCCGGCTTTCGGACCAGACTCGTCGAACTCGTCCCGGACCACGTCGCACGGCGCAGTCGCCTCCACCTGATGCTCGACGACGTGCCGGTGGCGGCGTTGATCGGCGGCAACACCGTGTCGTACCAGGTGGCGGGCATGCGTTCGGCGGCGAGTGTGGCCCAGCATGCGGGCGGCGCCGGATACTGTGCCGGATACGCCGACGACGCGACGATGGTGACGACCCTGCGCGCCGAGGGCGTCCTCCCGTTGCCGACCGGACCGGAGACGCCGGACGTGCTCGCGGGCGCGATGCCCGACCAGTGGCAGCCCCTCGGACCGACGGCGGTGCTGGGCATGCGTCGGCTGCGGCGGCTGGACGTCGCGCTCGGATCCGGCGGCGATTCGATCCACGTCGACGGCTGGTTCCGGGACACATTCCGGCGCGCCGACGGCGTCGACACGGTGATCCACGAGTACCAGGTGGTCGCCGACATCGACCCGGTGACAAGCACCATCACGTCGATCAGCGCGACGCCGCGAGTGCTGCCCTGGGTCGAGTGCCCGGTCGCCGCCGCGAGCGCGGAGCGGCTGGTCGGGCTGCGCCTGTCCGACCTGAACTCCATCGTGCGGCGGGACCTGCGCGGCACGTCGACGTGCACTCACCTCAACGATCTGTTCCGCTGCCTGGGCGACGTCGCGGAGATGGCGTCGACCGACTCGGGCTGGGAGGCGTCCGTCACCCGCCCACCGGGCCGCCCGGTGCCTTGA
- a CDS encoding TetR/AcrR family transcriptional regulator — protein MMSQAVNRGGRPRAADRAAVARTGLRMFAERGYDAVTMTDIAEQCGIGRSTLLRYFASKADVLWDRTEDEVAALAETLRAAPRDADPIAVLCTQMPKMLTYLDSEMDLLRTQVSVIAESSSGWPLGSARFEPWESVVVEFIAGRTEHGADDLFTKLLVQSLFCAGWIALSVWVESAEHRPDRFLDEAFALVRDGFAAG, from the coding sequence ATGATGTCGCAAGCGGTGAATCGTGGCGGACGACCCCGTGCCGCCGACCGGGCGGCGGTCGCGCGCACCGGTCTGCGGATGTTCGCCGAGCGAGGATACGACGCGGTGACGATGACCGACATCGCCGAGCAATGCGGGATCGGGCGATCGACACTCCTGCGTTACTTCGCCTCGAAGGCCGACGTCCTGTGGGACCGGACCGAGGACGAGGTGGCCGCTCTCGCCGAGACGCTCCGCGCCGCGCCGCGGGATGCGGACCCCATCGCGGTCCTCTGCACCCAGATGCCGAAGATGTTGACCTACCTCGACTCGGAGATGGACCTGCTGCGCACTCAGGTCTCCGTCATCGCCGAGTCGTCCAGCGGGTGGCCCCTGGGATCGGCTCGGTTCGAGCCGTGGGAGTCCGTGGTCGTTGAGTTCATCGCCGGTCGCACAGAACACGGAGCCGACGACCTGTTCACGAAGCTGCTGGTGCAGAGCCTGTTCTGTGCAGGATGGATCGCGCTGTCGGTCTGGGTCGAGTCCGCCGAACACCGGCCGGACCGCTTTCTCGACGAGGCGTTCGCGCTGGTCCGGGACGGGTTCGCTGCGGGGTGA
- a CDS encoding mycofactocin-coupled SDR family oxidoreductase has product MAGRVEGKVAFITGAARGQGRAHAVRLAEEGADIIAVDICEQIESNPYPLATEKDLAATAASIERLGRRVVSVKADVRDRARLEAALSDGVAALGRLDVVVANAGILPMAMGDPQPSDFVDAVDVDLVGVMNTIAVAIPHLGDHSSIVITGSTAAMLPNTTDNPALGPGSAGYGWAKKTLIGYSEQLAQHLAGRFIRVNVIHPTNVDTHLLHNDGLYSMFRPDLAAPARDDVEPAFIQFHAMPIPYVDPVDISNAVLFFASDESRYVTGQQLRVDAGALLKAPGGPVGG; this is encoded by the coding sequence ATGGCAGGAAGAGTCGAGGGCAAGGTCGCGTTCATCACCGGGGCTGCGCGCGGACAGGGTCGAGCGCACGCGGTGCGTCTCGCCGAAGAGGGCGCGGACATCATCGCGGTCGACATCTGTGAACAGATCGAATCCAATCCGTATCCGCTCGCCACCGAGAAGGATCTGGCGGCGACCGCCGCATCGATCGAGCGACTGGGACGGCGAGTCGTTTCGGTCAAGGCCGACGTCCGAGACCGTGCTCGACTCGAGGCGGCACTCTCCGACGGGGTCGCGGCGCTCGGGCGCCTCGACGTCGTGGTCGCGAACGCCGGCATTCTGCCCATGGCCATGGGTGATCCGCAACCATCCGACTTCGTCGACGCCGTCGACGTCGACCTGGTCGGGGTGATGAACACGATCGCCGTGGCGATCCCGCATCTGGGCGACCACTCGTCCATCGTCATCACCGGTTCCACGGCGGCGATGCTGCCGAACACCACGGACAACCCAGCACTGGGACCCGGGTCGGCGGGATACGGGTGGGCCAAGAAGACGTTGATCGGGTACTCTGAGCAACTCGCGCAGCACCTGGCCGGTCGATTCATCCGCGTCAACGTGATCCACCCGACCAACGTCGACACCCATCTCCTGCACAACGACGGCCTGTATTCGATGTTCCGTCCGGACCTCGCGGCCCCAGCCCGCGACGACGTCGAACCGGCGTTCATCCAGTTCCATGCGATGCCGATCCCCTACGTCGATCCCGTCGACATCTCCAACGCGGTGCTGTTCTTCGCGTCGGACGAGTCCCGCTACGTCACCGGCCAGCAGTTGCGCGTCGACGCCGGCGCCCTGCTCAAGGCACCGGGCGGCCCGGTGGGCGGGTGA